A region of the bacterium genome:
AGGTATGCTCTAACCTGATTATAATACTTCCCACTTATCTCCTCAACAGTTTTAATCTCTACCACAATCTCATCTTCAACAAAAAGATCAAGTCTATCAATCCCAACCTCAACACCTTGATAGAATATCTTGACTTCTTTTTCTGATTCAAAGATGATGTTCTGTCTTGCAAACTCAACCTTCAAGGCATTGTGATAGATGCTCTCCAGAAAACCAGGTCCTAATGTCGTGTTGAACAAATAACGCACGGAATTCGATTCTGGTAACTGGTGATTGGTAACTGGTAATTAAATACCGTTCGGCTGAGCTCAGGACGAAACTATTTAACCAATTACCAATTACCAGTTACCAATTATCCGTTTGCAGGTTACGAAACCTGATGATGCCCCGTGCAAAACTTACTCAATACGACACTAACTTTTGATGGACATTAATACAGGCATTAATAATCCTATCAGTTAACTCTTTTTCTCCATTTCTCCATCTTCTCTCCCTTTCTCCTTATTTTTATCCTACCTGAACTCTTACAATTTTTTCTGTGCATCTCTGTGTCTTTGCGGTGAAACGGTTACGAAGGTTTAATCTCTCACTAATTATTTCATAAAGAAAAGTCCTGCCAGAAAGATTAAATAAAATCCACTAGCTCCTAATAATACATAAGGATTAATTTTTTCTTGAATACTCATCATTATAAAAATAAGTGTAGAAACTACTATGGGAATACCGCCTGTTAGAAGTGCTATTCCCTGTAAGTGCCAGGGACTAAATAAAATTCCTAACATAACCAGAATAGTAGCTTGAAATATCATCGAACTAATTATATTGCTTAATGCCAATGTATCTTTGTTATCTTTTAACCATATAATTATATTAATTTTTGAAGGAATTTCAATTACCAGAGGAGCAAAGATTATCGCTAAAATTAACCCTAATAATGGAGATTGAATTCCAATAGTTATTTCTTTCATAGTATGAACAAATAAATAACTCCCTCCGATTAAAGATATTAAAGAAATGACAAGTTGGGAGATAATAGTTGCTGATGTTGTTTCTCCTCTACCCCCTGAGAAGTATAATGGGGTGTAGAGTTCTTCAAATGCTCTTTCTTCATAAGCAATACTTCGATAGAGATAATAGCCATAAATTATTAATAAAACAAATCCAATGAATATTTGTGGGAACTTATCTTCAAGTAACCCTGCAAATATGGCGAAGGAGTAAGTAATTAAGAAAAATTTCAAATCTCTTGATATAATTAGCTCATCAGCGTCTATTTCACTATCTCGCTCGCCTTTTTTAGCCAGTAATATAATTGTCAATCCAAATATACCAGGGGCTAATGTGGATAAAATAAGTGGTGCACCAATGATTGCTCCAATACCTATTGGTATAGTTTCTGTTCCACGGAGGAAAATAAAGGCAGTTAAAGGAATTATTATCTGTGGAAGACATTTCCCTGTGATTGAGATGATATTTCCAATAGTTCCTTCGGCTAATTCAAATGTCTTCCCCAGCCATTCTATAGCATTATTGAAAAAGAAACAGGAAATAAAGATTAATCCTATGCTTAAAACAAATAAGATAATTGAAATAATCTCCATGATTTTTCTTCTCCTGAAAATAGAAAGTAGAGAGTAGAGAGTAGAAAGTAGAAAGTAAAGAAAACATCACTCCTCACGCTTATCTCCCCATCTCCCACCTTCTATCTACTATTTTCATCTTCATTTGTGAACTAACGGTTCATGACCGTTTCCTCTGAAAATGAACGCAGATTTATTCGTCCTTCTAAATAAATTATCGGCATTTTAATAAAATACTTTAGATGGGACGGTCTATTTTTTTTCGTTTTTACAAAATAAAAACTGGAAAACCTAACTTTTCTGGGACGGTTCACTTTTGTTTGAAAGATTGCGGTTAGAAATTC
Encoded here:
- a CDS encoding GxxExxY protein, with the translated sequence MRYLFNTTLGPGFLESIYHNALKVEFARQNIIFESEKEVKIFYQGVEVGIDRLDLFVEDEIVVEIKTVEEISGKYYNQVRAYLRAVDKEIGLLVNFADSKIDVRRVEQEKV